In a single window of the Streptomyces sp. CGMCC 4.7035 genome:
- a CDS encoding methylenetetrahydrofolate reductase, translated as MDSVSTLAGTDTASLLDDFSLEMTGKDVAKLEDARATIPPGTRINVTFLGNEDLRMRREAARAVKRLGFVPVPHISARRLTSQAELGEFLAALREDGTADNVFVVGGDPARPQGPYDDSLAVIRSGLLQKYDVRSVGVSGYPEGHPAIAEQVLWSVIEDKAAVLRAQDLPGSVITQFGFDVDPVLGWVEAVRNRGIRLPIRIGVPGPAGVRRLMSYAARFGVGTSAGIAKKYGFSLTNLMGTAGPDRFIRALAHHYDARRHGELKLHFYTFGGLGATSEWIAEFREEA; from the coding sequence ATGGACTCCGTCTCCACCCTTGCGGGCACGGACACCGCTTCCCTGCTGGACGACTTCTCCCTGGAGATGACGGGCAAGGACGTCGCGAAGCTGGAGGACGCGCGCGCCACGATTCCGCCCGGTACCCGGATCAACGTCACCTTCCTCGGCAACGAGGACCTGCGGATGCGGCGGGAGGCCGCGCGGGCGGTAAAGCGGCTCGGGTTCGTGCCCGTACCGCACATATCGGCCCGCCGCCTCACCTCGCAGGCGGAACTGGGGGAGTTCCTGGCCGCGCTCCGCGAGGACGGCACCGCCGACAACGTGTTCGTCGTCGGCGGCGATCCCGCCAGGCCGCAGGGTCCGTACGACGACTCCCTGGCCGTGATCCGGTCCGGGCTGCTCCAGAAGTACGACGTACGAAGCGTCGGCGTGAGCGGCTACCCCGAAGGCCACCCCGCCATCGCCGAGCAAGTGCTGTGGTCGGTGATCGAGGACAAGGCGGCCGTCCTGCGCGCGCAGGACCTGCCCGGCAGCGTCATCACGCAGTTCGGCTTCGACGTCGACCCCGTGCTCGGCTGGGTCGAGGCCGTGCGGAACCGGGGCATCCGGCTGCCGATACGGATCGGGGTGCCCGGGCCTGCCGGGGTGCGGCGGCTGATGAGCTATGCCGCGCGATTCGGGGTGGGCACGAGCGCGGGCATCGCGAAGAAGTACGGCTTCTCCCTGACGAACCTGATGGGGACGGCCGGCCCCGACCGGTTCATCCGGGCGCTGGCCCACCACTACGACGCCCGGCGTCACGGTGAACTCAAGCTGCACTTCTACACGTTCGGGGGGCTCGGCGCCACATCCGAGTGGATCGCCGAGTTCCGCGAGGAGGCCTGA
- a CDS encoding inositol monophosphatase family protein has protein sequence MIVESETIDEFLAHGMSDVEQALRTAAATEIMPRFRRLAAHEIDEKSGPHDLVTDADRNAEAYLSEVLAKLLPGSVVVGEEAVDANPATYEAVRGEDPVWIIDPVDGTRQFVHGDPGFCTLVALAQGGVVRASWTYAPAHDQLATAIRGGGAFLDGERLRSGSPAPGRDLEVATSHPDYTTDEQKRALLGLYTEGVHARPCGSAGLEYLRIAQGKLDATAFSWEAAWDHAAGLLLVEEAGGAHLTLMGEPFRITGGNALPFTAARDGATARWVVKLLSGEA, from the coding sequence ATGATCGTAGAGAGTGAAACCATCGACGAGTTTCTCGCCCACGGCATGTCCGACGTCGAGCAGGCCCTGCGCACGGCGGCCGCGACCGAGATCATGCCGCGCTTCCGCCGGCTCGCCGCGCACGAGATCGACGAGAAGAGCGGCCCGCACGACCTGGTCACGGACGCCGACCGCAACGCCGAGGCCTACCTGAGCGAGGTGCTCGCCAAGCTGCTGCCCGGCTCGGTCGTGGTGGGCGAGGAGGCGGTCGACGCCAACCCGGCGACGTACGAGGCGGTGCGCGGCGAGGACCCGGTCTGGATCATCGACCCGGTCGACGGCACCCGCCAGTTCGTGCACGGCGACCCCGGCTTCTGCACGCTGGTCGCGCTCGCCCAAGGCGGTGTCGTGCGCGCCTCGTGGACATACGCACCGGCCCACGACCAGCTGGCCACGGCGATACGCGGCGGGGGCGCGTTCCTCGACGGCGAGCGCCTGCGCTCCGGCTCGCCCGCGCCCGGCCGCGACCTGGAGGTGGCCACGTCCCACCCGGACTACACGACGGACGAGCAGAAGCGCGCGCTCCTCGGCCTGTACACGGAGGGCGTCCACGCGCGACCGTGCGGCTCGGCGGGGCTGGAGTACCTGCGCATAGCGCAGGGCAAGCTCGATGCCACGGCCTTCTCGTGGGAGGCTGCCTGGGACCACGCGGCGGGTCTCCTCCTGGTCGAGGAGGCGGGCGGCGCGCACCTCACCCTGATGGGCGAACCGTTCCGCATCACCGGAGGCAACGCCCTGCCGTTCACCGCGGCCCGGGACGGGGCCACGGCCCGCTGGGTGGTGAAGCTGCTCTCGGGCGAGGCCTGA
- a CDS encoding O-acetyl-ADP-ribose deacetylase — protein sequence MTTITLVQGDITRQSADAIVNAANSSLLGGGGVDGAIHRRGGPAILQECRELRASYYGKGLPTGQAVATTAGELDARWVIHTVGPVWSATEDRSELLASCYRESLRVADELGARTVAFPAVSTGVYRWPMQDAARIAVEAVRGTETAVEEVRFVLFDERAYEAFAEQVG from the coding sequence ATGACCACCATCACGCTGGTCCAGGGCGACATCACCCGGCAGAGCGCCGACGCGATCGTCAACGCGGCCAACTCCTCGCTGCTCGGCGGGGGAGGCGTGGACGGCGCGATCCACCGACGCGGCGGCCCCGCGATCCTTCAGGAGTGCCGCGAACTCCGCGCGTCCTACTACGGCAAGGGCCTGCCCACGGGCCAGGCGGTCGCCACCACGGCGGGCGAACTGGACGCGCGGTGGGTGATCCACACGGTGGGCCCGGTCTGGTCGGCCACCGAGGACCGCTCGGAGCTGCTGGCGTCCTGCTACCGAGAGTCCCTGCGCGTCGCCGACGAACTCGGCGCCCGTACCGTCGCGTTCCCCGCCGTCTCCACCGGCGTGTACCGGTGGCCGATGCAGGACGCCGCCCGGATCGCGGTGGAGGCGGTCCGGGGCACGGAGACGGCCGTCGAGGAGGTCAGGTTCGTCCTCTTCGACGAGCGGGCGTACGAGGCGTTCGCCGAGCAGGTCGGCTGA
- a CDS encoding phytoene desaturase family protein → MLDAVVVGAGPNGLTAAVELARRGFSVAVFEARDTVGGGARTEELTLPGFRHDPCSAAHPLGINSPAFRALPLERYGLEWLHAELPMAHPFPDGTAAVLARSVAETAASFGPRDAGPYRRLVEPFLSRWDTLVRDFMSLPLTALPRDPVTLARFGLTGLPPSTWLMRRFHDERAKALFAGLVAHVIAPLGGFATGAVGLVFALAAHARGWPVARGGSQAISDALAAYLKDLGGAVHTDYEVKRLDDLPPARAYVFDTSPTALARIAGLGRYYDGYRYGAAVFKVDYALDGPVPWTAKEPRVAGTVQIGPTSAEIGTALRAASREGRAPDTPFLITVQPSIVDPSRAPAGKQVFWAYGHVPNGWTGDLTDAIERQMERFAPGFRDRVLARATAGPAELASRNANYVGGDIASGAASGLQLLLRPKLSLFPYSTPHPAVFICSSATPPGPGVHGMSGHNAAKAVWRRLRQT, encoded by the coding sequence ATGCTCGATGCGGTCGTGGTGGGGGCGGGGCCCAACGGGCTGACGGCTGCCGTGGAACTGGCCCGTCGCGGCTTCTCCGTGGCCGTCTTCGAGGCGCGCGACACCGTCGGCGGAGGCGCACGCACGGAGGAGCTGACGCTGCCGGGCTTCCGGCACGACCCGTGCTCGGCGGCGCACCCCCTCGGCATCAACTCGCCCGCCTTCCGGGCCCTGCCCCTGGAGCGCTACGGCCTGGAGTGGCTGCACGCCGAGTTGCCGATGGCACACCCCTTCCCGGACGGCACGGCGGCGGTGCTGGCCCGGTCGGTGGCCGAGACGGCCGCCTCGTTCGGACCGCGGGACGCGGGGCCGTACCGCCGGCTGGTCGAGCCCTTCCTCAGCCGCTGGGACACGCTGGTCCGCGACTTCATGTCGCTGCCCCTGACCGCGCTGCCCCGCGACCCGGTCACGCTCGCCCGGTTCGGTCTCACCGGGCTGCCCCCGTCGACCTGGCTGATGCGACGCTTCCACGACGAGCGGGCGAAGGCGCTGTTCGCCGGGCTCGTCGCGCATGTGATCGCCCCGCTGGGCGGCTTCGCCACCGGTGCGGTCGGCCTGGTCTTCGCGCTGGCCGCGCACGCCCGGGGCTGGCCGGTGGCCCGTGGCGGCTCCCAGGCCATCTCCGACGCCCTCGCCGCTTACCTCAAGGACCTCGGCGGCGCCGTCCACACCGACTACGAGGTCAAGCGCCTCGACGACCTGCCCCCGGCGCGCGCGTACGTGTTCGACACCTCGCCCACCGCCCTGGCCCGGATCGCGGGCCTCGGCAGGTACTACGACGGGTACCGGTACGGAGCCGCCGTCTTCAAGGTGGACTACGCGCTGGACGGCCCGGTGCCCTGGACGGCGAAGGAGCCGCGCGTCGCCGGCACCGTGCAGATCGGGCCGACCAGCGCGGAGATCGGCACGGCCCTGCGCGCCGCCTCCCGCGAGGGCCGCGCGCCCGACACACCGTTCCTCATCACCGTGCAGCCCAGCATCGTCGACCCCAGCCGGGCCCCGGCCGGCAAGCAGGTCTTCTGGGCGTACGGCCATGTGCCGAACGGCTGGACCGGAGACCTCACCGACGCCATAGAACGCCAAATGGAGCGCTTCGCACCGGGCTTCCGCGACCGCGTCCTGGCCCGCGCCACCGCCGGCCCGGCCGAACTCGCCTCCCGCAACGCCAATTACGTCGGCGGCGACATCGCCTCAGGCGCGGCGTCCGGGCTGCAGCTGCTGCTGCGCCCCAAGCTGTCCCTCTTCCCGTACAGCACACCGCACCCCGCCGTCTTCATCTGCTCGTCGGCCACCCCGCCGGGCCCCGGCGTGCACGGCATGTCGGGGCACAACGCGGCGAAGGCCGTCTGGCGGAGACTGAGGCAGACATGA